The proteins below come from a single Methanophagales archaeon genomic window:
- a CDS encoding PQQ-binding-like beta-propeller repeat protein: YWAGAAVIGDYLVYGDDKSNLTSVYWCNGTTADEINVSAVYGVTANEIRSSITWNETYGRIYFTSKGGYCYALGFDESTGTFNTADKWCTNIGYSTSTPAVYNGRVYVGNNNGFSSGKLYCLNENNGNEIWNASIGPVQASPALSIQGSDVYIYVTTNCANGRLYCIKDNGGTYEQKWSYITHEAGGSGGYILQGVAISNGSLYFGNDGGYLYIINETLKKPDLTVTAINNSTIYNGTYNIITATVENVGNGSAGTFNVTLNDGSGVVDDVSVEGLNAGEQTQVKLLWTPTTTNSYTLTVTADSGGVIDEWNEGNNTMQKTLTPIEIPPTDLVVSEVCDGNLINGTANEVFAVIRNDGADASGFNVSLEADGVEVDKVFVPMLHFRESQLVALHWTPTSVGSVQLNVTVDSDGQIAESNELNNMTSQNVNIVSRVTVTVNPGGSGSIQNAITSAANDTIILVNNGIYNERITIPASKSGIKLIANGSNVVICNNTAGDIVTVEGNYCKVKGFKINSGWDGSIYPNFPGAGINVSSDWNVIADNYIYNTSGGIKLCGSKNLVRCNVVGNSSAGQACLNLMAISGDCNAIVKNKFDGDTGYGFILGGVFGSTGIHDARASNNTIRDNNFTVTGVGSWSPGKTIFGGDPNLVFNNIINDTSNKVQLGRLNWYFVDKVAVENPKCGNVVHGPFYGGNFWLNYTGTDSNNDLLGDTGVPHMGYDYHPLIKAKCGDVDCNGVVNVPDARKVYKNVPTPWKLNSSWAADVDCNCAVNIPDARKIYKNVPTPELLNCCKGCELCLV; the protein is encoded by the coding sequence ATTGCTACGCGCTTGGGTTTGACGAAAGCACTGGAACGTTCAACACAGCAGATAAATGGTGCACCAATATCGGGTACTCAACATCCACACCGGCAGTTTACAATGGAAGAGTATATGTTGGGAATAACAATGGCTTCTCAAGTGGAAAATTATATTGCCTGAACGAGAATAACGGGAATGAAATATGGAACGCCTCGATAGGTCCAGTTCAGGCTTCACCAGCGCTCTCGATCCAGGGCTCGGACGTTTACATATACGTAACCACGAACTGTGCGAACGGCAGACTTTATTGCATCAAGGATAACGGAGGCACATACGAACAGAAATGGTCGTATATAACACATGAAGCAGGTGGGAGCGGTGGATACATCTTGCAGGGTGTAGCGATCTCAAATGGCTCTTTGTATTTCGGGAACGATGGAGGGTATCTCTACATCATTAATGAAACGCTCAAAAAGCCTGACCTCACCGTTACTGCCATTAACAACAGCACAATCTACAACGGCACGTACAACATCATCACTGCAACGGTGGAGAATGTAGGCAACGGAAGCGCAGGCACATTCAATGTAACGCTCAATGACGGTAGTGGTGTAGTGGACGATGTAAGCGTCGAAGGTCTTAATGCGGGCGAGCAGACACAGGTGAAGCTGCTGTGGACACCAACAACGACAAATTCATACACGCTGACAGTTACAGCAGATTCTGGTGGCGTCATAGACGAATGGAACGAAGGTAACAACACGATGCAGAAGACTTTAACACCAATCGAAATCCCGCCGACCGACCTCGTAGTGAGCGAGGTCTGCGACGGCAATCTCATCAACGGAACTGCTAATGAGGTCTTTGCGGTGATAAGGAACGATGGCGCAGATGCAAGCGGGTTCAATGTCTCGCTTGAGGCAGATGGCGTGGAGGTAGACAAAGTATTTGTGCCGATGCTGCATTTCAGAGAATCTCAACTTGTGGCACTTCACTGGACGCCCACTTCCGTAGGAAGCGTGCAGTTGAACGTGACGGTTGATTCCGACGGACAAATCGCGGAATCCAATGAGTTAAACAATATGACGAGCCAGAACGTGAATATCGTGTCTCGTGTGACGGTGACGGTCAATCCAGGTGGAAGCGGAAGCATACAGAATGCAATAACCAGTGCTGCGAACGACACCATAATCCTCGTTAATAACGGCATTTACAACGAGCGAATAACGATTCCTGCGAGCAAGTCGGGGATAAAGCTGATAGCAAACGGCAGCAACGTTGTAATCTGCAATAATACTGCTGGTGACATCGTTACTGTGGAAGGAAATTACTGCAAGGTGAAGGGATTCAAGATAAACAGCGGTTGGGACGGTAGCATTTATCCGAACTTCCCCGGTGCGGGCATCAATGTCTCTTCTGACTGGAATGTGATCGCAGACAACTATATCTACAATACATCAGGTGGTATAAAACTCTGCGGCTCAAAGAACCTGGTCAGGTGCAACGTGGTTGGCAACAGCAGTGCAGGACAGGCATGCCTGAACCTGATGGCGATTTCTGGCGACTGCAATGCAATTGTGAAGAACAAGTTTGACGGCGACACGGGCTACGGGTTCATACTCGGAGGCGTGTTTGGTTCAACAGGCATACATGATGCCAGAGCGAGCAACAATACGATACGAGATAACAACTTCACCGTCACAGGTGTCGGCAGCTGGAGCCCGGGGAAGACTATCTTCGGCGGCGACCCGAATCTGGTGTTCAATAACATCATCAACGACACTTCCAACAAAGTGCAACTTGGGAGACTGAACTGGTATTTCGTGGATAAGGTAGCGGTAGAGAATCCGAAGTGCGGTAATGTCGTTCACGGTCCGTTCTACGGCGGTAACTTCTGGCTCAACTACACAGGAACGGACAGCAATAACGACCTGCTCGGTGATACTGGCGTGCCACACATGGGATACGACTACCATCCACTGATAAAGGCGAAGTGCGGTGATGTGGATTGCAACGGTGTTGTAAATGTACCCGATGCACGGAAAGTTTACAAGAATGTACCAACCCCATGGAAACTTAACAGTTCATGGGCAGCAGACGTAGATTGTAACTGTGCAGTGAATATACCAGACGCACGGAAAATTTACAAGAATGTACCCACTCCAGAACTACTAAACTGCTGCAAGGGCTGTGAATTGTGCTTAGTGTGA